In Rhizobium sp. WSM4643, the following are encoded in one genomic region:
- a CDS encoding LysR family transcriptional regulator yields the protein MDQLSAMRVFIRVVETGNFTRAADMLAMPKATVTNLIQGLEAHLRTKLLNRTTRRVMVTTDGALYYERAAQIISELEELDGSLSNSQSLPSGRLRVEMAGAFADWIVVPALCDFYQRYPDIRIDLGVGDRTVDYLAENVDCALRAGTPADQSLIARRVSEVEMITCASPGYVQKFGMPERPEDLEADHYTVNYFRAQNNRTLPFEFRRHNEVIETSPRYIASVNDSRTYLTAALTGLGIAQVPIFMAREPMARGELVRVLPDWRRDPLPLYVVYPPNRHLSNKVRVFVDWLVKLLVEARLNDV from the coding sequence ATGGATCAGCTCTCGGCAATGCGCGTCTTCATTCGCGTCGTGGAGACGGGCAATTTCACCCGCGCCGCCGACATGCTCGCCATGCCCAAGGCGACAGTGACCAATCTCATCCAGGGCCTGGAAGCGCATCTGCGCACCAAGCTTTTGAATCGTACCACGCGCCGGGTCATGGTGACCACGGACGGCGCGCTTTATTACGAACGCGCCGCCCAGATCATTTCCGAGCTGGAAGAACTCGATGGCAGCCTCTCCAATTCCCAGAGTCTGCCGAGCGGGCGGCTGCGTGTCGAGATGGCCGGCGCCTTTGCCGATTGGATCGTCGTTCCGGCACTTTGCGATTTCTATCAGCGTTATCCCGATATCCGTATCGATCTCGGTGTCGGCGACCGCACGGTCGATTATCTTGCGGAAAATGTCGATTGCGCGCTGCGGGCCGGCACGCCGGCCGACCAGTCGCTGATTGCGCGGCGCGTGTCCGAAGTCGAGATGATCACCTGCGCTTCACCGGGCTACGTCCAGAAATTCGGCATGCCCGAGCGGCCGGAGGATCTGGAGGCGGATCACTACACCGTCAACTATTTCCGCGCACAGAATAACCGGACCCTGCCTTTCGAATTCCGCCGACACAACGAAGTGATCGAGACCAGTCCGCGTTACATCGCCTCGGTCAACGATAGCCGCACCTATCTGACGGCTGCGCTGACGGGTCTCGGCATCGCGCAGGTGCCGATCTTCATGGCGCGCGAGCCGATGGCAAGGGGCGAGCTCGTCCGCGTGCTGCCCGATTGGCGTCGCGATCCGCTACCGCTCTATGTCGTTTATCCGCCGAACCGCCACCTCAGCAACAAGGTGCGCGTCTTCGTCGACTGGCTGGTGAAGC
- a CDS encoding efflux RND transporter periplasmic adaptor subunit, whose protein sequence is MTSRKKRWALVGAGIGLVASVSGAALFFELPMSTTATAASAPAQAPAVPVTVAVVAAHDVTAWENFSGRLEAVDRVQVRSRVAGAILSVAFREGALVKQGDLLFTIDPAPYQASVAQAQGQVASAEAKVSLAQTELDRGRRLSDNRTISQSDLDQRQSSLAEAQAGLRSAQAALQSAQLDLDYTQVRAPVSGRIGKIEVTAGNLVAAGSTSPALTTLVSVDPIYASFNASEEMVTRALAQLPQTDSALPAVEQIPVEVGTLTDSGTPIKGKLQLIDNEVDASSGTIGVRAVFDNPGGRLIPGQFVRVRMGQPKAENKIVISDRAVGTDQDKKFVFVVDGENKVAYRQVQLGTLADGQRVVESGLNVGEKIVVNGLQRIRPGAVVAPQMEEKVATAQ, encoded by the coding sequence ATGACGTCCAGAAAGAAGCGCTGGGCCCTGGTGGGCGCCGGCATTGGCCTTGTTGCGTCCGTTTCCGGCGCCGCATTGTTTTTCGAATTGCCGATGAGCACGACCGCCACGGCCGCTTCCGCCCCTGCACAGGCTCCCGCTGTGCCGGTGACGGTGGCCGTCGTCGCGGCGCACGATGTGACGGCCTGGGAGAATTTCTCCGGCCGTCTGGAAGCCGTCGACCGTGTGCAGGTGCGTTCCCGTGTTGCCGGTGCCATCCTGTCGGTGGCCTTCCGTGAAGGGGCGCTGGTCAAGCAGGGCGACCTGCTCTTCACCATCGACCCGGCCCCCTACCAGGCAAGCGTGGCGCAGGCGCAAGGCCAGGTCGCTTCGGCCGAAGCCAAGGTCAGCCTGGCGCAGACTGAACTCGACCGCGGCCGCAGGCTTTCCGACAACCGCACCATCTCCCAGAGTGATCTCGATCAACGTCAGAGTTCGCTGGCCGAGGCTCAGGCGGGGCTGCGTTCGGCGCAGGCCGCACTGCAGTCGGCCCAGCTCGATCTCGATTATACGCAGGTGCGAGCTCCGGTTTCCGGCCGCATCGGCAAGATCGAGGTGACTGCCGGTAACCTCGTCGCGGCCGGTTCGACCTCGCCGGCGCTGACGACGCTCGTTTCCGTCGATCCGATCTATGCGAGCTTCAATGCCAGTGAAGAGATGGTGACGCGCGCGCTTGCCCAGCTTCCGCAGACGGATAGCGCCCTGCCTGCCGTCGAGCAGATCCCGGTCGAGGTCGGCACGCTGACCGACAGCGGCACGCCGATCAAGGGCAAGCTGCAACTGATCGACAACGAGGTCGATGCATCAAGCGGCACGATCGGCGTACGCGCCGTCTTCGACAATCCGGGCGGGCGTCTCATCCCCGGCCAGTTCGTGCGGGTGCGCATGGGCCAGCCGAAGGCCGAGAACAAGATCGTCATCAGCGACCGTGCCGTCGGTACGGACCAGGACAAGAAGTTCGTCTTTGTCGTCGATGGCGAGAACAAGGTCGCCTATCGACAGGTCCAGCTCGGCACGCTGGCTGACGGCCAGCGGGTTGTCGAAAGCGGCCTGAACGTCGGTGAGAAGATCGTCGTCAACGGTCTGCAGCGCATCCGTCCTGGTGCAGTCGTCGCACCTCAGATGGAAGAGAAGGTCGCGACCGCGCAGTAA
- a CDS encoding efflux RND transporter permease subunit — MNISRFFVDRPVFAGVLSVLILVAGLIGLRALPISEYPEVVPPSIVVRATYPGANPSVIAETVATPLEEQINGVEGMLYMASQATSDGVLNVTVTFKLGTDPDKAQQLVQNRVSQAEPRLPAEVRSLGITTVKSSPNFIMVVNLVSDGGDHDITYLRNYATLNIKDRLARIAGVGQVQVFGAGDYSMRVWIDPQKAAEHNLAASDISSAISSQNIQAAAGIIGASPSQPGVDLQLNVNAQGRLRTPEEFGNIIVKTGASGEITRLRDVARIELGAADYTLRSLLDGKPAVAVAVLQAPGSNAIEIADNVNATMDQLQLAMPAGVKYEIVYDTTKFVRASIEKVIDTLLEAIALVVLVVILFLQTWRASIIPLIAVPVSIIGTFAVMYVFGFSINALSLFGLVLAIGIVVDDAIVVVENVERNIEQGLSPRAATYKAMKEVSGPIVAIALVLVAVFVPLAFISGLSGQFYRQFALTIAISTVISAFNSLTLSPALAALLLKGHDQPKDWLTRFMDAIFGWFFRGFNRVFGAGSNAYGKGVGGLLSRKSIVMVIYLALVGATYSLFSTVPGGFVPSQDKQYLIGFAQLPDAASLDRTEDVIKRMTDIALAQPGVANAIAFPGLSINGFTNSSNAGIVFVTLKDFEERKTPDLAGGAIAMALNQKFGVIQDAFIAMFPPPPVNGLGTTGGFKLQIEDRAGLGNQALDEATKAVLAKAYQTPELAGLFSSFQINVPQLYADLDRAKAEQLGVSVTDVFQTLQIYLGSLYVNDFNAFGRTYSVRVQADAKFRAQPEDIGQLKVRSASGEMIPLSALLKVEPSTGPERANRYNGFLAADINGGPAPGFSSGQAQAAIEKILHETLPAGIDFEWTDLTYQQILAGNSSVVVFPLALLLVFLVLAAQYESLTLPLAIIMIVPMGVLAALTGVWLTGGDNNIFTQIGLVVLVGLSAKNAILIVEFARELEFEGRTPREAAIEASRLRLRPILMTSLAFIMGVVPLVVSTGAGSEMRAAMGVAVFSGMIGVTFFGIFMTPVFYVLLRRLTGNRPLVQHKPDEHKEEEAEVIRLAAE; from the coding sequence ATGAACATCTCCAGATTCTTTGTAGACCGCCCGGTCTTTGCCGGTGTTCTTTCGGTCCTCATCCTGGTTGCCGGCCTGATCGGCCTGCGCGCGCTGCCGATTTCCGAATATCCGGAGGTCGTGCCGCCGTCGATCGTCGTGCGCGCCACCTATCCCGGCGCCAACCCGTCCGTCATCGCCGAAACGGTGGCAACGCCGCTCGAAGAGCAGATCAACGGCGTCGAAGGCATGCTCTACATGGCCAGCCAGGCGACATCGGACGGCGTGCTCAACGTCACCGTCACCTTCAAGCTCGGCACCGACCCCGACAAAGCGCAGCAGCTCGTGCAGAACCGCGTTTCGCAGGCCGAACCGCGCCTGCCGGCGGAAGTCCGTTCGCTCGGCATCACCACAGTCAAGAGCTCGCCCAACTTCATCATGGTCGTCAACCTCGTCTCTGACGGGGGCGATCACGACATCACCTATCTTCGCAACTACGCGACCCTGAACATCAAGGATCGGCTCGCCCGCATCGCAGGCGTCGGTCAGGTGCAGGTCTTCGGCGCCGGCGACTATTCCATGCGTGTCTGGATCGACCCGCAGAAAGCCGCCGAGCACAATCTTGCCGCCAGCGACATCAGCAGCGCGATCAGTTCCCAGAACATTCAGGCCGCCGCCGGTATCATCGGCGCGTCGCCGAGCCAGCCCGGTGTGGATCTGCAGCTCAACGTCAATGCACAGGGCCGCCTGCGCACGCCCGAGGAATTCGGCAACATCATCGTCAAGACGGGCGCCAGTGGCGAGATCACCCGCCTTCGCGATGTCGCCCGCATCGAACTCGGTGCTGCGGACTATACGCTGCGTTCACTCCTCGACGGCAAGCCGGCCGTCGCCGTCGCTGTTCTGCAGGCGCCGGGTTCGAACGCGATCGAAATCGCGGACAATGTCAACGCGACCATGGATCAGTTGCAGCTCGCCATGCCTGCCGGCGTCAAATACGAGATCGTCTACGATACGACGAAATTCGTGCGTGCCTCGATCGAGAAGGTCATCGACACGCTGCTCGAAGCCATTGCTCTCGTCGTCCTCGTCGTCATCCTGTTCCTGCAGACGTGGCGTGCCTCGATCATCCCGCTGATCGCGGTACCGGTATCGATTATCGGCACCTTCGCGGTCATGTATGTCTTCGGCTTCTCGATCAACGCGCTCAGTCTGTTCGGGCTGGTGCTTGCGATCGGTATCGTCGTCGACGACGCGATCGTCGTTGTCGAAAACGTCGAGCGCAATATCGAACAAGGCTTGTCGCCGCGGGCTGCCACCTACAAGGCGATGAAGGAAGTCTCCGGTCCGATCGTCGCGATCGCGCTGGTGCTCGTCGCGGTCTTCGTGCCGCTCGCTTTCATCTCCGGCCTGTCAGGTCAGTTTTATCGCCAGTTCGCGCTGACGATCGCAATCTCGACCGTCATCTCGGCCTTCAACTCGCTCACCCTGTCTCCGGCGCTGGCAGCCCTTCTCCTGAAGGGCCATGATCAGCCGAAGGACTGGCTGACGCGGTTCATGGACGCCATCTTCGGCTGGTTCTTCCGCGGCTTCAACCGTGTCTTCGGCGCGGGCTCGAATGCCTACGGCAAGGGCGTGGGTGGGCTCTTGTCGCGCAAGAGCATCGTCATGGTGATCTATTTGGCACTGGTCGGTGCGACCTACAGTCTGTTCAGCACGGTTCCCGGCGGCTTCGTGCCGTCGCAGGACAAGCAGTATCTGATCGGCTTCGCCCAGTTGCCGGACGCCGCAAGCCTCGACCGCACGGAGGACGTCATCAAGCGTATGACCGACATCGCGCTGGCGCAGCCGGGGGTTGCCAATGCGATCGCCTTCCCAGGCCTGTCGATCAACGGCTTCACCAACTCCTCGAATGCCGGCATCGTCTTTGTGACGCTGAAGGACTTCGAGGAGCGCAAGACGCCTGATCTCGCGGGCGGCGCAATCGCCATGGCGCTGAACCAGAAGTTCGGCGTCATCCAGGATGCCTTCATCGCCATGTTCCCGCCGCCGCCGGTCAATGGTCTCGGCACGACAGGCGGCTTCAAGCTGCAGATCGAGGATCGTGCGGGCCTCGGCAATCAGGCGCTCGACGAGGCGACCAAGGCAGTGCTTGCAAAGGCCTATCAGACGCCTGAGCTCGCCGGGCTGTTTTCCAGCTTCCAGATCAACGTGCCGCAGCTCTACGCCGATCTCGACCGTGCCAAGGCCGAGCAGCTCGGAGTTTCCGTCACCGACGTCTTCCAGACACTGCAGATCTATCTCGGCTCGCTCTATGTGAACGACTTCAACGCCTTCGGCCGCACCTACAGCGTCCGTGTGCAAGCCGATGCGAAATTCCGCGCCCAGCCGGAGGATATCGGCCAGTTGAAGGTCCGGTCGGCATCGGGTGAGATGATCCCGCTTTCGGCCCTCTTGAAGGTGGAACCGAGCACCGGTCCGGAACGCGCGAACCGCTACAACGGCTTCCTTGCCGCCGATATCAACGGCGGCCCGGCACCGGGCTTCTCGTCGGGTCAAGCGCAAGCGGCAATCGAGAAGATCCTTCACGAGACCCTGCCTGCGGGCATCGACTTCGAATGGACGGATCTAACCTATCAGCAGATCCTGGCCGGTAACTCCAGTGTCGTCGTCTTCCCGCTGGCTCTGCTGCTCGTCTTCCTGGTGTTGGCTGCCCAGTATGAGAGCCTGACGCTGCCGCTTGCCATCATCATGATTGTGCCGATGGGCGTGCTGGCCGCGCTGACCGGCGTCTGGCTCACCGGTGGAGACAACAACATCTTCACTCAGATCGGTCTGGTGGTGCTTGTCGGCCTATCCGCGAAGAACGCTATCCTTATCGTGGAATTCGCCCGCGAACTGGAGTTCGAGGGAAGGACACCGCGGGAGGCCGCGATCGAGGCCAGCCGCCTTCGCCTTCGCCCGATCCTCATGACCTCGCTCGCCTTCATCATGGGCGTCGTGCCGCTCGTCGTCTCCACTGGCGCCGGTTCGGAAATGCGCGCCGCCATGGGTGTCGCGGTCTTCTCGGGCATGATCGGCGTGACCTTCTTCGGCATCTTCATGACGCCTGTCTTCTACGTGCTGCTGCGGCGGTTGACTGGCAACCGTCCGCTCGTCCAGCACAAGCCGGACGAACACAAGGAAGAAGAGGCGGAGGTCATCCGGCTCGCGGCGGAATAA
- a CDS encoding alpha/beta hydrolase fold domain-containing protein, with product MTVEWKDMMLDKVAVGPVSARIYQGADYGKGPPIVLYLHGGAFLDNDRHVDRPVAMSLAKAGAIVVAADYSSLSGNIFPQALEVSFSVFTYLANKRAGLGDRKSLLFVAGEEAGGNVAAGVALKARDQMPDALDGQILISPLLDPFMGTSSIRKAEAIGMRQRWTEGWSHYLSGGGCHPYAAPCLCSRISGVAPALIFTAEDDPLHDETIGYGARLKQAGVGVRQHVLPAGTGWPSIYGGKSEGVPDWQENVSRHFGSFLRDVSVQPQLH from the coding sequence ATGACGGTGGAATGGAAAGATATGATGCTGGATAAGGTGGCCGTCGGCCCCGTTTCCGCGCGCATCTACCAGGGCGCCGATTACGGCAAGGGTCCGCCGATCGTGCTTTACTTGCATGGCGGCGCGTTTCTGGACAACGACAGACACGTCGACCGGCCGGTGGCGATGAGCCTCGCCAAGGCCGGCGCCATCGTCGTTGCTGCCGATTATAGCAGTCTTTCCGGCAACATATTCCCGCAAGCGCTGGAAGTCTCCTTCTCCGTTTTCACCTATCTCGCCAACAAACGCGCCGGTCTCGGCGATCGGAAGTCGTTGCTCTTCGTCGCTGGCGAAGAAGCAGGCGGCAATGTCGCTGCCGGTGTGGCGCTGAAGGCGCGCGACCAGATGCCGGACGCGCTCGACGGCCAGATCCTGATTTCGCCGCTGCTCGATCCCTTCATGGGCACGTCCTCAATCCGCAAGGCCGAAGCCATCGGCATGCGCCAACGCTGGACGGAGGGCTGGAGCCACTATCTGAGCGGCGGCGGTTGCCACCCTTACGCGGCGCCTTGCCTCTGTTCTCGTATTTCGGGCGTCGCGCCGGCGCTGATATTCACCGCGGAGGACGATCCTCTGCATGATGAAACGATTGGTTACGGTGCCCGCCTGAAACAGGCCGGTGTCGGTGTGCGCCAGCATGTCCTTCCCGCCGGGACGGGCTGGCCCTCGATTTATGGTGGGAAATCCGAGGGAGTGCCCGACTGGCAGGAAAACGTCAGCCGCCATTTCGGAAGCTTCCTTCGGGACGTAAGCGTTCAACCGCAATTGCATTGA